One Engystomops pustulosus chromosome 7, aEngPut4.maternal, whole genome shotgun sequence DNA window includes the following coding sequences:
- the GREM1 gene encoding gremlin-1, which yields MNRLVYLLGPMFLLFGLMVPNIEGNKKVRGSQGAIPPPDKGQPNDSEQSQTGPGTRIRGKGKGQALVAEEVLESSQEALHVTERKYLKRDWCKTQPLKQTIHEEGCQKRTILNRFCYGQCNSFYIPRHIRREEGSFQSCSFCKPKKFTTMVVTLNCPELQPPTKKKRITRVKQCRCISIDLD from the coding sequence ATGAACCGTTTGGTTTATTTACTAGGACCCATGTTCCTTCTCTTTGGACTCATGGTGCCAAACATTGAAGGAAATAAGAAAGTGCGTGGATCTCAAGGGGCCATTCCTCCTCCTGACAAAGGGCAGCCCAATGACTCTGAGCAAAGCCAGACAGGGCCAGGAACTCGGATCAGAGGTAAAGGGAAAGGACAAGCTCTGGTGGCGGAGGAGGTTTTGGAGTCCAGTCAGGAAGCACTACATGTTACTGAAAGAAAGTATCTGAAGAGAGACTGGTGTAAGACACAGCCACTGAAGCAAACCATCCATGAGGAGGGATGCCAAAAACGTACCATCCTCAACAGGTTCTGTTATGGGCAGTGCAATTCTTTCTACATTCCCCGACATATCCGTCGAGAGGAGGGGTCCTTCCAATCTTGCTCCTTCTGTAAACCCAAAAAGTTCACTACCATGGTAGTTACACTCAACTGTCCAGAGCTACAGCCACCCACAAAGAAGAAAAGAATAACTCGTGTCAAGCAGTGTCGCTGCATCTCTATAGATCTGGACTAG